In a single window of the Acyrthosiphon pisum isolate AL4f chromosome X, pea_aphid_22Mar2018_4r6ur, whole genome shotgun sequence genome:
- the LOC100568753 gene encoding uncharacterized protein LOC100568753 produces MAVVDANLNCIAIDVGAYGREADSSVFRESAFGKKLYSNLFQIPEPSALPSENNIQPYVFVADEVFSLHTNILRPFPGRGLNETRQVFNYRLSRARRTVECAFGVLANKWRVLHTPILVEPAFCDDIVKAYCVLHNFVRKRDRCNYEEADENYMNLHLSDMDHQSRNVSSREIEIRENYANYFINEGAVPFQYRGF; encoded by the coding sequence ATGGCAGTAGTGGATgccaatttaaattgtattgctaTTGATGTTGGTGCCTATGGGCGGGAAGCTGATTCAAGTGTATTTCGAGAAAGTGCATTTGGCAAAAAATTATACTCAAACTTATTCCAAATTCCTGAACCTAGTGCATTGCCTTCTGAAAATAATATCCAACCGTATGTTTTTGTTGCGGATGAAGTATTTAGTcttcatacaaatatattaagacCATTTCCAGGTCGAGGTCTCAACGAAACTCGACAAGTATTTAATTACAGACTCTCTAGGGCAAGAAGAACAGTTGAATGCGCATTCGGGGTGCTTGCAAATAAGTGGCGAGTATTACATACGCCAATTTTAGTGGAACCTGCATTTTGTGACGATATTGTTAAGGCGTATTGCGTTCTTCATAACTTTGTCAGGAAAAGAGATAGGTGTAATTACGAAGAGGCTGATGAAAACTACATGAATTTACATTTAAGCGATATGGATCACCAAAGTAGAAACGTCAGTTCTCGAGAAATAGAAATTAGAGAAAACTATGCAAACTATTTCATAAACGAAGGGGCAGTACCATTTCAGTACAGAggattttaa